In Yersinia enterocolitica subsp. enterocolitica, one DNA window encodes the following:
- the malI gene encoding Mal regulon transcriptional regulator MalI, producing the protein MTIKKTTITDVAKFAGVSVATVSLAISGKGRISPATAERVNQAIEQLGYVRNRQAAQLRGGESGVIGLIVRDIGDPFYAEMTAGLSEAIEAEGKLLFLTQSGREGKGLLRCFDTLIDQGVDGLVLGGGAKREMGLREKAAEHDIPLICAARSHVLDGVDVVRPDNMQAAKMATEFLIGRGHRQIAYLGGHSHSLTRAERLGGFCATLVQYGLPFRSEWVVECDGQQQAAADAAEELLRRHPNVSAIVCHQASIALGAYFGILRTGRTIGSAGVDTYLDQQVALIGFGDVPAAELTEPPLTFITSSAREIGYSAGQRLLQRISGVDLQLQSVILPPVLIRRGSA; encoded by the coding sequence ATGACAATTAAAAAAACGACAATCACTGATGTCGCTAAATTTGCTGGCGTCTCTGTGGCGACAGTTTCGTTAGCGATCAGTGGCAAAGGGCGTATCTCTCCGGCGACAGCCGAGCGGGTTAATCAGGCAATAGAACAATTAGGCTATGTACGTAACCGTCAGGCGGCACAATTACGCGGCGGGGAGTCAGGTGTCATTGGCTTGATTGTACGTGATATTGGCGATCCTTTTTATGCGGAAATGACCGCCGGCTTAAGTGAAGCCATTGAGGCTGAAGGTAAATTGTTGTTCTTGACGCAAAGTGGCCGCGAAGGCAAAGGATTATTGCGTTGTTTCGACACGCTTATCGATCAAGGTGTCGATGGCTTGGTGCTGGGCGGTGGAGCCAAGCGGGAAATGGGGCTACGAGAAAAGGCTGCTGAACATGATATTCCACTGATTTGCGCTGCCCGATCCCATGTGCTGGACGGCGTTGATGTGGTGCGTCCTGATAATATGCAAGCCGCTAAAATGGCGACCGAGTTTCTGATTGGTCGTGGTCATCGGCAAATTGCCTATCTTGGCGGACATTCGCACTCGCTGACGCGGGCTGAACGGCTCGGGGGCTTTTGTGCCACTCTAGTGCAGTATGGGCTACCGTTTCGTTCGGAGTGGGTGGTCGAATGTGATGGTCAGCAACAGGCGGCGGCAGATGCAGCGGAAGAGCTGTTACGGCGTCACCCTAATGTCAGCGCGATTGTATGTCATCAGGCATCCATCGCATTGGGAGCCTATTTTGGTATTTTACGGACTGGCAGGACGATTGGCAGTGCGGGGGTAGATACTTATCTCGATCAGCAAGTAGCATTAATTGGTTTTGGTGATGTGCCAGCAGCAGAACTTACTGAGCCACCATTGACCTTTATCACCAGTTCTGCCCGGGAAATTGGCTACAGTGCCGGGCAGCGGCTGCTTCAGCGTATTTCTGGGGTAGATTTACAACTGCAAAGCGTCATATTACCGCCGGTGTTGATCCGCCGAGGGTCGGCCTGA